CGAGAAGGGAAGTGTAGAGGAGACGATGAATTAAAACTCCTTTTTGGGCTTTTTCGATGGCCCTTGGATGAGTGGATGAGCTCCTATatacaagaaaataatgattaaatGGTGTCTGTTCTCTtaagatttaattttgaaagtacCATCGATGGACATTCCCGTTTTAACTCTTTTGCCAACGTTCTTCAAAACATTCTCCTTTCCCTCGGCTACTTATTCAGAAGAGAAAAGCCATTagtgttttaaaattacacgACACAATTAATTAGATAACTAACCAGGTTTTGGCGTGTTGGTTTTACGACGCTGATTTTTCCTCATTTTGGACCTTGGCGATGTTTTCACGACAATCAATTCTTTGATGGGCTTCTTCAGATTCGCAGTAGTAGCTCGTCGAATTTTAGCGCAAGACTTgtattccgttttctttttgatgggttttgattttaaaagcaGATTACTAAACTGCAGAGCTAACTGCTCCGTATCATCTGTGCTAGCTCTCCCAGAAATTGTTTGATCACCACTCACTTCCATTTGAGTTGGTTCGGAGACCAACGCAAAAGGCGGCAAGATTGGTAATGGAATTGACGTTATCAGGGCATTAATCTTCGAATCAAAATTCATCTTCACGTCGCGAAACACTGACAAACGATGCATGACGACCGATTGAAATGAGGAGCATTCCGGAAGATTTATAACGCTAACTACGAAAGGGTGGTCTTGAGACTCCAAAATCAGACATACAGTAGCCATATCAGAAAGAAATTCTCCGTAACCAGATGGAAGAGGAGacggaaatttggaaaaacgaaaaaatggccACCACCCCTTTCTGTCATGATGCCAAGCTTTAATGACAGCTTCCAGACAAACATCGGTTCCtgtaaattgaaacaaaatcgTAATATAGTAACAGGCCAAATATTAGGACATTCAACTTCAAACCTTGCAAACAAATCTTGTTCATCAGATTTGCCATTACATTCCATCCTTCTTTGACAACGTCAGACGGTGTGCGATAGGTATACGCATCTAGAAAATCAAACATGAGCTTGAGGCACTTCTTAAGACGGTCCTGACTGATGTCTCTTTCGAATTCGGACTGCAAATAAAGTTTACACAAATCCAAGACCTAAATATAAAAGGATTACATTTAGGCATTATCTTACAAGTGcagggaaaaatttaaaagtattAAAACCTTAGGATTCGTTTGGTCGATCTCCGCTATCTTCTCAAGAAAGTGAATGTTTAATCCTTTAGTGCCGTTGGGAATATACGCTTCCATTATTTCCAGAGCAAGAATAGCGCTTACAATTCCGCTATCATTTGCAACGTATCTATAAGAATACAGATTAGAAAACGAACGTATCGGgaaaacagaaatgaaattacTCCCGTAAgaacaattcaatttcatcGTGAGCATTCAACTTAATAAGAATGGAGGTATAAGCTTCCAGAAAAGTAGGAATCATCCAGGGATGTTTAGCAAACATCAAAGCCAATGTTATCTTCATCTCCTTAAGTACTTGTATGTTTTCTTCAAAACTTGGGCAATCAAGAGTTGTTTTGGCAAGTAAGGCAGACGCAGCTGCAGCTTGAGACTCGTAACCACTAGCTCGGGGTTCTTTGACTAAGAATCAGGgacacaaatgaaattaacaattaattctttttaactCTGCTTAAagttaagacaaaaaaaaaaaaaaacacctgtGAACTTTTGTGATTCAGCAAGAGCTGGGCCATACTTTTTCTCCTGAAGCAATAATACAGTGTTCACTAAAAACAACTCATTCACTGTTTgtgactgaagaagaagatccttCAGTTTTTGGAACAACAGATAAAAACGTAGACTATCCTTATGTTTAGTGAGCAGGGTGGGTAACATGTTTAAGGTAAACTGCTGGCTTACTTGATTATTTTCCATCTGTGAAAgcgacatcaattaacatgtgctatataaatacaaaaagtaTGTACATACCAAGTATTTTAAGCTCTTCGAACTTAGACCATCATTCCTCTCTTGTTGGGAAGTTCTCAGACCAGCGAACAAATGTGTGGACACATTCAATGTGGCTTCACATTCTGTGAACACAAAAGACATTTGATATTAGGAAATGCAACATATTGATAACTGAATTCAGTTCATTCAACTGCCAATTAACTTATTACCATCTTTGTTTGAATTGAAACTGAATTTCCCCTCAGTGAACtcctttaaaaatgttttctgagACAAAAGATTTTTAGATAATGGgtgatttggaatgaaaataacaaacttaCTAATAGTTCTCCGAAAGTATCTTCTTCAGTTCTATTTGTTGCCATTATTATGACCCACAAACTtcccaaaagaaaatcacaGAACACTAGAAATTAGTCAAATTCAGAATTTAAATGCGCCACAAAACGTTCTCGATACTCCAAAGGCTGGTACAGTGTTGCCAACTACTTTTTGGCGTTTTCCCGGtttagtctttaaaaaaatcccgGAACCATCCCGGtttcagatttttctcaaaaatCCCGGAAATTGTTGACAAAAATCccggttttttgtttaaatcaatataaatgctgtttttgctgtttttttgAACGATTTTAACACttgcttgttttgtttttaaacgtcCGCACAActtaacaaaatgaaaattcagttCTTCAGTCAGCAAGTctaatttagaaataaaagaatcattagaaagaaaatgatgcataatggtcgaaaaaaaaattccaaaagttCTTGCTGCACAATTTAAAAACTATCATTACTTTAAATAGACTGTTCATTTCGACATTTCCTCATCTAGGAATTGAAGGGGATCACTATCATCTATCATGCCTTGAAGATTGCAGGCCCAGTCCAATTAATTCTGGTGACTATGATCGTCTGTCGACTATTGAATCTGATTCTGATAGTTAGTTAGGCACGTTAATAACAAAGGTATGCAACGACACCTATCGGGTATTGATAAGGTCTTCATAAAACTATAggaaaaaaggatttgaagTGTAAAAACATATCGATTTTACGATTTATCCCAGAATTTATTGtgtaatttacaaaaaaattttattcggcAAAATTCCCGGAGAAAACCCGGTTTTGGTCGAATCCCGGCATTTCTCCGGGTGCCACTCAAAAAACCCGGAAACCGGGATAAATCCCGGCTAGTTGGCAACACTGGGCTGGTACCGAActgaaagtctgaaatgtgttgCACTGTTGCGCAATAGACTACATTATTTTGTGGGGCATCTACTAGCGGCATCTGGAAACTGGAATGGATCCATTGTCAGATTAAATTCCTTTAAAAAGTAAttaagaaaatggaaggatCCTTTACGCTCATTTTTTAATCTACTAcactttcatttatttattttactcatAAAAGGTTGAGCCGCAGTGAAACGAACAATAATGTTATCTCAAGAGTAAAATCGATTTGTTCAACCTGGCAACGCTGTTTAGTTTGTCATtcttactaattttttttttcttttgtggcgaagttgaaatttctgtctaaatttgttgttcaattttcattatttgatcGATGCGCAttgtttgaaaatggaaaggtGGTTTAAAACAGATAATGAGCTTGCCAGCAGCATGGAGTACGACCAGATCGGATTGTCTAGCGAAATTAGATCAGCGCCTGATGCGCTTGTTATCTCCAACGATTTTTCTCACTGTTTGGGAGAAAAATTGCCATTAGAACTTTTGACAACTGATGAAGAAGGAGTTCCAAATATTATTGAGCTTGAAGTGCAGTTAGATGACAAGTGTTTCAACACTTCTCATGAAGAAACTGCTGTTTTGTCGACTGAGGAGACTATTCTCTTTGAAGAAGTCCGAGACACTCCAAACATTTTACATCAGGATGAAAGAGAGAACCTAATGTCTCTACAGTCAAAAGTCATTGATATTGTTGAAGAAAAGATTATGTTGTTAACACCACATGAACTTGAGTCCATGAAGGTAAGTGCTCTGGAAtcagatagtgagaaagagagTCAACAATCCAAGGTGGAAAGTGGTCCTTCTGATTCAGTTAATGAAGTACACAGTGAAAAAATTCCCAAACCAATTGTGGTTCTTcatgaaaatgaaacattgTACCTCTGCCCATTTGAAGAATGCTCAAAAggtttttctaaattatttatGGCCAAAAGTCACATTATGACCCATGTTGGAATCAGACAATTTAAGGTATGATCAAATATTCTTGTTTAAATTCTTTGCTATGTGATTTATATATTTGCCTTTCTAGTGTGATGCTGAAGGTTGCTCTTGGTCATTCTTCTCAGAATACAAGTTGAAACGTCACAAAGAATGTCATCaagggaaaaaagactttGCTGTAAGATAGCTGAAGGTTTGCACAATCAATTGATAATGATTTTCTTCGTCTATCATTTCAGTGTACTGTTTGCCGAAGGAAGTTTACTACGTTGTACAACTTAAATTCACACAAAAAGCTTCACGATCGACCAAATATATACTCATGTTCAATTGAGCAGTGCAGTTCAGAATTTCAAACTCAGAGAGAGTTAGATAACCATTTAAAGgtaaaacaaactaaaaataCTGCTTATGTAACACAAACACAGTCTTTCTTCGAATATAGGAGCAACATCGAGAAGTTGAAGCACCGTATGCTTGTCATCACTGTAATTGCGGAAAACGATTCCATTCTTTAAACGCCCTGACCACTCACCTTCGTAGTCATACGCGTGTGGGTCCATTAATTTGCCAGTGGGAAGGTTGTTCCCGATCTTTTGACAGGCCAtctcatttggaatcacaTCTTAGAACCCATACGGGAGATCGTCCTTTTGTATGTCATTTTGAGGTGAGTTAAGAATTTGGTGATCAAAGGTTAGGAAGGATTCATTGTTTATTTCATCACAGGGCTGTGGATGGGCTTTCCGAACGCCAAGCAAGCTTAGCCGACATCAGCGGACTCATAAGAATGAACGACCATTCAAATGCCCACACCAGGAATGTCATAAAGCTTACTTGAGATCAGAACATCTGAAGCAGCATCTTCTTAGTCAACACCGCggaatgaaaatgtttcgttGTCCTGTTGAAagtaagtttattttatttttataaaattaaatagcGCAATTAACATTGCGTACTTGTAGATTGTGGCGCGGAATTTACAGCAAGGAGTACCTTATATGTCCATGCCAAAAGACATAATGTTGATACTGCCAATCTTACCTTCCCTTGCGAGCACCCCGGTTGCAATAAACAGTATTCCGGCAAATCCAATCTGAGGAAACACATGGTTCGATGCCACGGTAACCGTTCTACTCCATGCACCGCTACCGTTTCTCCAACGGAACCTCCGGAACTGATTAAAGTAATTGATCAGCCCATTCAAAATGACTACATTGCATTGCTATTGGGAGACGACGAGGAACAGATGTCTGCAGACCGCTCGGTCGTCACTTTCCTCGCTGTTCCGACAGACAGTTTACAGGTaggaataaaaatgattcttgtTGTGAGATATGGTAATAATTGTGATTACAATTTATTAGGATACTGGATCGGGATCAAATGGAGATTCAAATGTCTGCGTCTTACTTCATACCGGTGGTGGAAGCCATGAGGCCAGTACAAGTTCCACTGGTCACGCCCACATTGTTTGGAGTTGGCAAACAAGTCCCGTGAAAACTGGAGAGGAATGTTCCGAATTTAGTCAGTCGACGATTAACATGCGGGATTTGGAATAATTCGTCCTTCCTCTTGTAAATCTAATATTTCATTGGGTATGCacattttgcattttttttttccgcatATCTTATAACACAAGGACAATTTTCGTCTCTTCACAAactattgaaatgaatatatacTCGATTGTCTATTAATGCTGTTGTGTTGCTATTGACTTCGTATTGAAAAGGGTAAAGTAAATCGGAAAATAAATTGGTTCTCCTGGATGAAATGCTGAAGTACAattacaaaatatttgaacCAATAATGGGTTttcataataatgaaaaaactcACACTTAACAAATACATATCTTTATTTTGGGGAGTAAGGCTTCAGCAAGTTCTCCGAAAACTTCTTTACTTGCTCGACGCCACGAACTTCACGATCTAGCAAGGGTAAACGTGTGACGTGGAAGTCCTCATATAAGTCGGCAATCTGTAGTagacaaataataaattcaattaataGAACCTCTCACCAATATgacaataattgaaaaaaacctgATCAAGATATTTAGCTTGAAGTTTCTTGCGAGCACCGCATAGTCCGCACGTTTCTCCAGTTGATGTTATTGGGGCATCTAATAATAGCTGATTAACAATAATGTTGTGTGTGTCAATATTTGACTTGGAAAGCTCTTGAACCAGACGTTCTGTTTCGTATAGTGACAAAAACTCTGCAATGCAAACGCAAACGAAGGTAGTTCG
Above is a genomic segment from Daphnia pulicaria isolate SC F1-1A chromosome 8, SC_F0-13Bv2, whole genome shotgun sequence containing:
- the LOC124311082 gene encoding uncharacterized protein LOC124311082, which produces MATNRTEEDTFGELLKTFLKEFTEGKFSFNSNKDECEATLNVSTHLFAGLRTSQQERNDGLSSKSLKYLMENNQVSQQFTLNMLPTLLTKHKDSLRFYLLFQKLKDLLLQSQTVNELFLVNTVLLLQEKKYGPALAESQKFTVKEPRASGYESQAAAASALLAKTTLDCPSFEENIQVLKEMKITLALMFAKHPWMIPTFLEAYTSILIKLNAHDEIELFLREYVANDSGIVSAILALEIMEAYIPNGTKGLNIHFLEKIAEIDQTNPKVLDLCKLYLQSEFERDISQDRLKKCLKLMFDFLDAYTYRTPSDVVKEGWNVMANLMNKICLQGTDVCLEAVIKAWHHDRKGWWPFFRFSKFPSPLPSGYGEFLSDMATVCLILESQDHPFVVSVINLPECSSFQSVVMHRLSVFRDVKMNFDSKINALITSIPLPILPPFALVSEPTQMEVSGDQTISGRASTDDTEQLALQFSNLLLKSKPIKKKTEYKSCAKIRRATTANLKKPIKELIVVKTSPRSKMRKNQRRKTNTPKPAEGKENVLKNVGKRVKTGMSIDGAHPLIQGPSKKPKKEF
- the LOC124311057 gene encoding zinc finger X-linked protein ZXDB-like, coding for MERWFKTDNELASSMEYDQIGLSSEIRSAPDALVISNDFSHCLGEKLPLELLTTDEEGVPNIIELEVQLDDKCFNTSHEETAVLSTEETILFEEVRDTPNILHQDERENLMSLQSKVIDIVEEKIMLLTPHELESMKVSALESDSEKESQQSKVESGPSDSVNEVHSEKIPKPIVVLHENETLYLCPFEECSKGFSKLFMAKSHIMTHVGIRQFKCDAEGCSWSFFSEYKLKRHKECHQGKKDFACTVCRRKFTTLYNLNSHKKLHDRPNIYSCSIEQCSSEFQTQRELDNHLKEQHREVEAPYACHHCNCGKRFHSLNALTTHLRSHTRVGPLICQWEGCSRSFDRPSHLESHLRTHTGDRPFVCHFEGCGWAFRTPSKLSRHQRTHKNERPFKCPHQECHKAYLRSEHLKQHLLSQHRGMKMFRCPVENCGAEFTARSTLYVHAKRHNVDTANLTFPCEHPGCNKQYSGKSNLRKHMVRCHGNRSTPCTATVSPTEPPELIKVIDQPIQNDYIALLLGDDEEQMSADRSVVTFLAVPTDSLQDTGSGSNGDSNVCVLLHTGGGSHEASTSSTGHAHIVWSWQTSPVKTGEECSEFSQSTINMRDLE